The following coding sequences lie in one Capnocytophaga stomatis genomic window:
- a CDS encoding type III pantothenate kinase: MNLVVDEGNTAVKVAVFQNQEKIFFQVFSKNNFQEEILQVIDFDKIKSCIVASVVEKVEERFFFLKEKIKSVLFVNSQTPMPFINKYATPNTLGIDRLALMAGAVSLYPNQNVLVIDAGTCITFDIMTAEGEYLGGAIAPGIAMRLKAMHEFTSKLPLIPEQEFDIENFIGNSTESCMLSGVYHNVVREIEGVIAQYEEKFESLTTILTGGNHLYLVKNIKNCIFASSFFLLEGLNAILEWQKRDR, translated from the coding sequence ATGAATTTAGTTGTAGATGAGGGAAATACCGCTGTAAAGGTGGCTGTTTTTCAAAATCAAGAAAAAATATTTTTCCAAGTTTTCTCAAAAAATAATTTTCAGGAAGAAATTTTGCAAGTTATTGATTTTGATAAAATTAAATCCTGTATTGTTGCTTCGGTTGTAGAAAAAGTTGAAGAGCGATTTTTCTTTCTGAAAGAAAAAATAAAAAGCGTTTTATTTGTAAATTCACAAACGCCGATGCCTTTTATCAACAAATATGCGACTCCCAATACTTTGGGAATCGACCGATTGGCATTGATGGCGGGAGCTGTAAGTCTTTATCCTAACCAAAACGTACTGGTAATCGATGCGGGAACTTGTATCACTTTCGATATTATGACCGCAGAAGGAGAATATTTGGGAGGTGCGATAGCTCCGGGAATTGCAATGCGATTAAAAGCAATGCACGAATTTACTTCAAAATTGCCATTAATTCCCGAGCAGGAGTTTGATATTGAAAATTTTATCGGAAATTCAACAGAAAGTTGTATGCTTTCAGGGGTTTATCATAATGTAGTTCGCGAAATTGAAGGTGTTATTGCACAATATGAAGAAAAATTCGAGAGTTTAACAACAATTTTAACAGGAGGCAATCATCTTTATTTGGTAAAGAACATAAAAAATTGCATATTTGCAAGCTCGTTTTTTTTATTGGAGGGGTTGAATGCCATTTTGGAGTGGCAAAAAAGAGATAGATAA
- a CDS encoding LPXTG cell wall anchor domain-containing protein, which translates to MNARIFFEYAYLAVCVISIYLAMGYWQTDEKQSFYLYIAFAVASLAMFFLRRRSRKRGSGKGDSQSS; encoded by the coding sequence TTGAACGCAAGAATTTTTTTTGAATACGCTTACTTGGCAGTTTGTGTAATTTCCATTTACTTAGCTATGGGGTATTGGCAAACGGACGAAAAACAGTCTTTTTACCTTTACATTGCCTTCGCGGTGGCTTCCTTAGCAATGTTCTTTCTCAGAAGAAGAAGCAGAAAGCGAGGTAGCGGAAAAGGAGATTCACAATCTTCATAA
- a CDS encoding outer membrane protein transport protein, with product MNKKIFLFVFALFSVVYTVFSQQTTESPYSYYGIGELNPEGTVEERAMGGIGIFADSTRVNMQNPATLSHLKLTAFSGGASFDYKKIVSNVTKIGTNSTSVDYVMLGFPIVDKLGFAAGLIPLSSVGYKLASRQTIDGVAQLNQFEGNGNVNQFFISSGYEIYKGLSFGASLKFNFGKIEMKDLLKISNVDFYTQEDSKSSLRGVSANFGLHYTKSLKNKLRISSSLVFRPESKLNSNNERVVSTFGNANAGNNSSLIVKETQVKDLEAIGLKETKLTLPSQFEVGFGVGKDLQWFAGVEYTHSNTEKFSNPFLSATNVKYENGYKIALGGFYVPQYNSISSYWKRVTYRAGFRYEKTGIMLNNQSIDDFGISFGLSFPVRGFSNLTTGFEFGQKGTLKQNLIKENYFNFKIGITLNDKWFQRTKYQ from the coding sequence ATGAATAAAAAAATATTTTTGTTTGTTTTTGCTTTATTTTCAGTTGTTTATACTGTGTTTTCGCAACAAACAACAGAGTCGCCTTATTCCTACTATGGCATTGGGGAGCTAAATCCCGAAGGGACAGTTGAGGAAAGAGCTATGGGAGGAATAGGAATTTTTGCTGACAGTACACGCGTAAATATGCAAAATCCGGCAACTTTGTCACACCTAAAATTGACTGCTTTTTCAGGAGGAGCTTCTTTTGATTATAAAAAAATTGTTTCAAATGTAACAAAAATAGGAACTAATTCTACTTCAGTGGATTATGTTATGTTAGGTTTTCCTATTGTTGATAAGTTAGGATTTGCGGCAGGATTGATTCCGCTTTCTTCTGTGGGATACAAGTTGGCATCGAGGCAGACGATTGATGGGGTAGCTCAGCTCAATCAATTTGAGGGGAATGGTAATGTAAATCAGTTTTTTATCTCATCGGGATATGAAATTTACAAAGGATTGAGCTTTGGAGCATCACTCAAATTTAATTTCGGAAAGATTGAAATGAAAGATTTGCTAAAAATTTCAAATGTTGATTTTTATACGCAGGAAGATAGCAAATCATCACTAAGAGGTGTTTCTGCAAATTTCGGGCTACATTATACGAAATCCTTGAAGAATAAATTGAGAATTTCATCATCATTGGTGTTTAGGCCTGAAAGTAAATTGAATTCAAACAATGAAAGAGTAGTATCTACCTTTGGAAATGCAAATGCTGGCAATAATTCTAGTTTGATTGTTAAGGAAACTCAAGTAAAGGATTTAGAAGCTATTGGGTTGAAGGAAACAAAACTAACGTTACCTTCACAGTTTGAGGTTGGCTTTGGTGTAGGGAAAGACTTGCAGTGGTTCGCAGGAGTGGAGTATACACACTCAAATACTGAAAAATTCTCAAATCCGTTTCTTTCTGCAACAAATGTAAAGTATGAAAACGGATATAAAATCGCACTTGGAGGATTTTATGTTCCTCAGTACAATTCGATTTCAAGTTATTGGAAAAGAGTTACATACAGAGCTGGATTTCGTTATGAGAAAACAGGAATTATGTTAAATAATCAATCAATTGATGACTTTGGCATATCTTTTGGGTTAAGTTTTCCAGTAAGAGGATTTTCAAACCTAACAACAGGATTTGAATTCGGACAAAAAGGAACATTAAAACAAAATTTAATAAAAGAAAATTACTTTAATTTTAAAATAGGAATCACGTTGAATGACAAATGGTTCCAAAGAACTAAGTATCAATAA
- the lptC gene encoding LPS export ABC transporter periplasmic protein LptC: MKFFVLSKNKLKSIAVLSCMAILFSCKNDLKSLQQMNVIHKFPQGEVFDFRLVYTDSTKVVAIITSPQNKDFSNQQFPYWEFPKGVKVDFFDNKNNQNTVQAKYGIIYNNSQMVELRDSVVLTTFDGKKLETSQLFWDQKQDWVFTEKEFVFTDSIKGTLTKGVGMDFDKEFSTVKAHKTTGILAIEDKEEQE; this comes from the coding sequence ATGAAGTTTTTTGTGTTATCTAAAAATAAATTGAAAAGCATTGCCGTACTTTCTTGTATGGCAATACTTTTTTCGTGTAAAAATGATTTGAAAAGCCTTCAACAGATGAATGTTATTCATAAGTTTCCGCAAGGGGAAGTGTTTGATTTCAGATTGGTTTACACGGATTCTACGAAGGTGGTTGCTATTATCACAAGTCCGCAAAACAAGGATTTTTCCAATCAGCAATTTCCTTATTGGGAATTTCCCAAAGGCGTGAAAGTTGATTTTTTTGATAACAAAAATAATCAGAATACTGTACAAGCTAAATATGGGATTATTTACAATAATTCACAAATGGTAGAGCTCCGCGATAGTGTTGTTTTAACAACTTTTGATGGGAAAAAACTCGAAACTTCTCAACTTTTTTGGGACCAAAAACAAGATTGGGTTTTTACAGAAAAGGAATTTGTTTTCACTGATTCTATTAAAGGAACACTCACAAAGGGCGTTGGAATGGATTTCGATAAAGAATTTTCAACGGTAAAGGCTCACAAAACTACAGGAATTTTGGCTATTGAGGATAAAGAAGAACAAGAATAA
- a CDS encoding SusC/RagA family TonB-linked outer membrane protein, producing the protein MMRVLMKSMQEAVRLGFLTILVGGFWTNSVYGKTDGLFGKTTVFQQQTKKVSGVVTDANGEPLPGVNIIVKGTSVGVTSDFDGNFEINVPNDKTELVFSYIGFKEQTIKVSKSQSGLKIVLQEEVMELEGTVVTALGIKRQEKALSYNVQQVNSEELTKVKDANFVNSLNGKVAGVTIQRSSSGIGGATKVVMRGAKSIEKSNNALYVIDGVPLFSTTMAQGSGRFQSSGSTEGIADINPEDIESMTVLTGASAAALYGSAAANGAILITTKKGKEGKLQVSFSSNTEVSTPFILPEFQNTYGNDGRVESWGAKLPADFERYNPKDFFRTGYTLTNNVSLSGGSQKNQTYFSASSTQAEGIVPNNQYNRYNFTFRNTAHLLDDKLKIDASVNYILQDHRNMVNQGEYMNPLVGAYLLPRGENFESVHTFERYNPARKIYEQEWRYGTGDYTLQNPYWVAYRNLRDVKRERNMVALGISYDLKKWSETEKWDIAGRVRTDNSHIKSTDKRYATTAPTLDVSKTGYFGLLKGTERQTYADVLTNFSKRFKFGEKDVVITANLGASLQDTRYDDSQIAGPLRENGIPNVFNTFNVEQGAQKTRIGQVGWIEQTQSIFGSVEAGYNGYLYLTLTGRNDWASQLANSPNSSFFYPSVGLSAVVTDMLSVDTKTKISPILSFMKVRLAFSSVGSPFDRSLTTPTYTFDQDSKTWKTVSHFPIGELFPERTNSYEVGIASKWLKGKLTLDATFYQTNTKNQTIGSEISPSTGYDKIYLQTGDVRNRGIELGLGYDFQLIKDFNWNSHFTMGYNKNEIMSLVEDYVNPITGEKEGKEHLVKNSFGSLRYILKKGGSLGDVYSNADFTRNSDGNIYIDAKGNVTKSEFANGHFEKLGSVLPDVTMGWRNDFSYKNLSFGAMLSARLGGVAISMTEAALDHYGVSKASAEARDAGGVYVNGFPINAKNYFEERGKNRLAQYYTYSATNVRLQEAYISYKLPKKLLNDSMGLTISVIGRNLAMLYSEAPFDPESVSSTGNYVQGLDYFMIPSQRSIGLSIKADF; encoded by the coding sequence ATGATGCGTGTTTTAATGAAATCTATGCAAGAAGCTGTAAGATTAGGATTTCTTACCATTCTTGTAGGTGGATTTTGGACAAATTCAGTCTATGGAAAGACTGATGGTTTGTTTGGAAAAACCACTGTTTTTCAACAACAGACTAAAAAAGTAAGCGGAGTAGTAACAGACGCTAACGGAGAGCCTTTGCCCGGAGTAAACATCATTGTTAAAGGCACTTCCGTAGGAGTTACATCCGATTTTGACGGAAATTTTGAAATCAATGTACCGAATGACAAAACCGAATTGGTATTCTCGTACATCGGGTTCAAAGAGCAAACTATCAAAGTTAGTAAATCACAATCAGGTTTGAAAATTGTTCTGCAAGAGGAAGTTATGGAGCTTGAAGGTACAGTAGTTACTGCCTTGGGTATCAAGCGACAAGAAAAAGCCTTGAGTTACAACGTACAACAAGTAAACAGTGAGGAACTGACTAAAGTAAAAGATGCAAACTTTGTAAACAGCCTTAACGGTAAAGTTGCCGGAGTTACTATCCAACGAAGTTCTTCCGGAATTGGAGGTGCTACCAAGGTTGTAATGCGTGGAGCCAAATCCATTGAAAAATCTAATAACGCTTTGTACGTTATTGATGGTGTTCCTTTGTTTTCTACAACGATGGCACAAGGAAGCGGACGTTTCCAATCATCAGGTTCAACGGAAGGTATCGCTGATATAAACCCTGAGGATATTGAAAGTATGACCGTTCTTACGGGAGCCTCAGCAGCAGCACTTTATGGTTCGGCAGCAGCAAACGGAGCTATTCTTATCACTACTAAAAAAGGGAAAGAAGGCAAACTTCAGGTTAGTTTTTCATCAAACACGGAAGTTTCCACTCCTTTCATCTTACCGGAATTCCAAAATACATACGGAAATGACGGAAGAGTAGAATCTTGGGGAGCAAAACTTCCTGCGGATTTTGAAAGATACAATCCGAAAGACTTCTTCAGAACCGGATACACTTTAACCAATAACGTTTCGTTATCTGGCGGAAGCCAAAAAAATCAAACGTATTTTTCTGCAAGTAGCACACAAGCGGAAGGTATCGTTCCGAATAATCAATACAACCGATACAATTTCACTTTCAGAAATACAGCACATTTGCTTGATGACAAGTTAAAAATTGATGCTTCAGTAAATTACATCTTGCAAGACCACCGCAATATGGTAAACCAAGGAGAATATATGAACCCGTTAGTTGGAGCGTATTTACTTCCTCGTGGTGAAAATTTTGAAAGCGTACACACGTTTGAAAGATATAATCCGGCACGTAAGATATACGAACAGGAATGGCGTTACGGAACAGGCGATTACACTCTTCAAAATCCGTATTGGGTAGCATACCGCAACCTACGTGACGTGAAAAGAGAACGTAATATGGTTGCTCTTGGTATTTCTTACGATTTGAAAAAATGGTCGGAAACTGAAAAATGGGACATTGCCGGGCGTGTTCGTACTGATAATTCACACATCAAATCAACTGACAAACGTTATGCAACAACAGCTCCGACGTTAGATGTTAGCAAAACCGGATATTTCGGGTTACTAAAAGGGACAGAAAGACAAACGTATGCCGACGTTTTGACTAATTTCTCAAAAAGATTCAAATTCGGAGAGAAAGACGTTGTAATCACAGCCAACCTTGGGGCATCGTTGCAAGACACTCGCTACGACGATTCACAAATAGCAGGTCCGCTTCGTGAAAACGGAATTCCGAACGTATTTAACACTTTCAACGTAGAACAAGGAGCTCAAAAAACAAGAATCGGTCAAGTTGGTTGGATAGAACAAACGCAATCTATCTTCGGTAGTGTGGAAGCCGGATACAACGGATATCTGTACTTAACATTAACAGGACGTAACGACTGGGCTTCGCAATTGGCTAACTCGCCAAATTCATCATTCTTCTATCCTTCTGTTGGGCTTTCAGCGGTAGTAACCGATATGCTTTCAGTGGATACAAAAACGAAAATCAGTCCGATTCTGTCATTTATGAAAGTTCGATTGGCGTTCAGTTCAGTGGGTTCTCCTTTCGACAGAAGCCTAACAACTCCAACTTATACTTTTGACCAAGATAGCAAAACTTGGAAAACAGTTTCACACTTCCCAATCGGAGAATTGTTCCCTGAACGTACCAATTCGTATGAAGTGGGAATTGCTTCAAAATGGTTAAAAGGAAAATTGACTTTGGATGCAACTTTCTATCAAACGAATACTAAAAATCAAACTATTGGTTCCGAAATTTCACCTTCAACAGGATATGACAAAATTTATCTTCAAACAGGAGATGTTCGTAACAGAGGTATTGAATTAGGATTAGGTTATGATTTCCAACTAATTAAAGACTTTAATTGGAATAGCCACTTTACAATGGGATACAACAAAAACGAAATTATGTCGTTAGTGGAAGATTATGTAAATCCTATAACCGGAGAGAAAGAAGGCAAAGAACATTTGGTTAAAAACTCATTCGGTTCATTGCGTTACATTCTTAAAAAAGGAGGCTCGCTCGGAGATGTGTATTCCAATGCTGATTTCACACGTAACTCTGACGGAAACATCTACATTGATGCCAAAGGAAATGTAACTAAGAGTGAATTTGCCAACGGTCATTTTGAAAAATTAGGAAGTGTACTTCCTGATGTTACAATGGGTTGGAGAAATGATTTCAGCTACAAAAACCTTAGCTTCGGTGCGATGCTCTCTGCACGTTTAGGAGGTGTAGCTATTTCAATGACAGAAGCCGCTTTAGACCATTACGGAGTTTCAAAAGCTTCTGCCGAAGCACGTGACGCAGGCGGAGTTTACGTTAACGGTTTCCCTATCAACGCAAAAAATTACTTTGAAGAACGAGGAAAAAATCGCTTAGCTCAATATTACACATATTCAGCAACAAATGTTCGCTTGCAAGAAGCCTACATTTCATACAAATTGCCTAAAAAATTACTAAACGATTCTATGGGACTTACCATTTCTGTCATCGGACGTAATTTGGCTATGCTTTACAGCGAAGCACCGTTTGACCCTGAGTCAGTTTCTTCAACAGGAAATTATGTACAAGGGTTGGATTATTTTATGATACCGAGCCAACGCAGCATCGGGTTGAGCATCAAAGCTGATTTTTAA